From Clostridiales bacterium:
CGCAAAGGAAAATGTATTAAAACTTGCACAAAGCATGGGATGTAAATCGGACGTGGGAAAAAAGGACAATTTATTTTACATAACAATCACCAAATCTCAGGTAATTAAAAATGATGCGGCAGGTGAAAATAATCTTGTTATAATTGTAGCATCGGATAAACTTGGCACAGGAGACGATAAACTCGGCTCAATCCTTATGAAAAGCTATATGTTTGCGTTATCCGAATCCGATAATATTCCAAAAACCATGATTTTTTTAAACAGCGGAGTACACCTTACGACAGAAGATTCGCCGGTTTTAGACAGCCTCAAAAAGCTTGCTCATAGGGGTGCTGAGATAATGTCCTGTGGGACATGCCTTGATTATTACGGCCTTAAGGCTAAACTTCTGATAGGAAGCATTACGAATATGTATACTATAGTTGAAAAAATGAACAATGCTGCAAATACTATAAAATTATAGGTGATAAAATTGGAACAATTTTATTTCGTATCCTTCGAAAATACAAACAGCGCAATGGAAGCCGAAGATTATCTTAAGGAAAACAGCTTTAATGTAACGGTTATACCGACTCCAAGGGAAATTACACAAAGCTGCGGAATCTCCATAAGGTTCAATGCAAGCGGCATAGAAACCATTAAGGAAATACTTCATTCGGGTAATATCAGCATAAAAGGGATATACAAATTCATAACAGATGGCGGAAAAAGGGCGATAGAGAAAATAGGCTGAATAAGCCTATTTTCTCTATCGCCTAAGCCTGTAGACCATTTTGAGCCGGGGCTTGGCGATTCAACAATATTCTTCAAATAAGCTTGAAACTTTCGGACTTTGTCCTAAAGAAAGCAGCTATTTCACGGCGGTCGGCGGTCCTCTCATGGATAAAAAAGCGACGTTGCCTGTAGATGGTAAGACTTTATTCAAATAGCTATCGTATCAAGATCAATCATTGTCTTTCGTTTGTTTATCTGCAATCTGCCATTTTTGGTGCTTTGCCAATAGTGCCAGAGAAGCGCAACTTATCAATAATGTAAGCAACAAAAGGATTGAAAATCTTCCATCTATACCAAAACCGTTGATATCAACATAATTTATCATTGCCGGCTCAGTAAGTGCGGATAACAT
This genomic window contains:
- the yedF gene encoding sulfurtransferase-like selenium metabolism protein YedF, with protein sequence MAKVIDCRGLECPKPVIMTKKGLEEIDSGDVVTIVDNEVAKENVLKLAQSMGCKSDVGKKDNLFYITITKSQVIKNDAAGENNLVIIVASDKLGTGDDKLGSILMKSYMFALSESDNIPKTMIFLNSGVHLTTEDSPVLDSLKKLAHRGAEIMSCGTCLDYYGLKAKLLIGSITNMYTIVEKMNNAANTIKL
- a CDS encoding DUF3343 domain-containing protein; this translates as MEQFYFVSFENTNSAMEAEDYLKENSFNVTVIPTPREITQSCGISIRFNASGIETIKEILHSGNISIKGIYKFITDGGKRAIEKIG